The genomic segment GACCAAGTTCTGTTCGGTCAGGGCGATGTGACCGATGGGAGTGCCGTCGGGGAGCAGGACGAGGAAGTCGTCGCGGTCCCCGTCTTCCTGGTCGCTCTCGACGCGCTCGCGTACCGCCGACAGCGAACGCGGCCACGTGCCGACCTGGCGGGCGGTGACGGGGTCGGAGCGCCAGGCGTGTATCAGCTCGGCGTCGTCGGGGTTCAACGGCGCGAAGGCGACGCCCCGGCCCCGCCAGCAGACGGTCCGGAGCAGCTCGGTATCCCCGTCCTCCGACTCCGCGTCGGCCTCGGTCTCTTCCGCCACTGTTCTGGTTTCGGTCATGGGCGGAGGCTAACGGCACCGCACACCGGTGGCCAGGCGGTTTCGGCCCCGCCGCTTCCGTCCGCGTCACGCGGCCAGGAACGGTGTGAGCGCCACGGGGGCGCGTGAACGTTATGAACGCAAGGGTGACCC from the Streptomyces sp. NBC_01335 genome contains:
- a CDS encoding GNAT family N-acetyltransferase, which translates into the protein MTETRTVAEETEADAESEDGDTELLRTVCWRGRGVAFAPLNPDDAELIHAWRSDPVTARQVGTWPRSLSAVRERVESDQEDGDRDDFLVLLPDGTPIGHIALTEQNLVDGSAAIMLMLDPGHRGQGHGTAAVDALVDLGFGELPLHRVEAETHTTNTAALGALAGAGFVREGVRRSACLHQGRRHDLAVHALLREEWEALDRPRSWDLPAGIG